ACTAAAATAATGTGCGTGAGAATATacccaaaaattaaataaatgccTACAATATTAATTTGTAGGAACAACATCCATGTAATGGCTTAACATTTAtcatattgtttaaattttgtttattttgtatttttagtttAGATAATagattatttacattttatttagATAGTAGATTATTTACATTTATCATCATTTATTGTTTTATGGTTTTCCAACGATTGATGTGAGAGTATATTCATATCGTATAAACCAACAACAATGTTGTCATCTTAGGCTATACAGTTAAGGAAAAAAAAGTGTGGTTAGACGAGAATTCCTACAAACGAATAGATATATGGACAAACATCTGtacatatatctatctatatatactattatttatgaaattgttttgcttatttgtcatattctcCATGAATTTAAGTAATTTTGCTTACTTCTcatgtttcataattttaggatattttgctgatttgtcatTTTGTTGAGGATTTTAATTAGCTAATTTGTTTACTTGTCATCTTTTCTATAATTCTAGGATATGTCATTAGTTtaaatagatattaacaatATCTAGCAATAatctgttacaaaaaaaaaatatctagtaataatatcatcattacttttatcttattttaatgactaatattatagctagtttctctgatttttattaaaattattgatcaaatacagattattaaaaaaattatatataagtatactaaTATATCTGAATTAATCGGTTTCATTGGTTTATTCTGTTTGATTGCTTAATATATTGAACCATATTCATATACTGCactttcttaaaatattatccATTTTGTTTATTCAGTACTACCAAATCaactattttctttatttcggtttggtttagttttaaaTAGTTTGGTTTTTACCAGATTGAATacttataaactatttttattttgttaatgttttatatttgtgatttttatcaTCCTTTCAGTACCACATGATTTATTTTCAgtcaaaatacaatatattttagtttcaatacaaatttcgtaatttaattattactatAGAAAAGATTTTGATCTAAAATCTACatcttattaataaaaatatgaaacaaaaaatcataatttaatacattgattaccaatataaatactaaaattttatattttttaataatttaatttttttatctaattgaattattattattttagaaaaataaaagttagaattaaaaagagaaaaagactaggatagcaccaaaccaagtttttgttcccaaagtagcactcaaagtttaaagtcacaaaaataggtttcattaaagaggtaaatatacacttataccccttgggttaattaatccaaaccttagggtttagagttaaggggtggggttttggaattagggtttcaaattttataaaaaataaatactaaaataaaaaataaaaatttaaaaaacagtttcaaaaagtatttttaaattataaaaagaaaatttgaaaaaaaaaataaaaaaaaattcaaaaaaaaattcaataaaaaagttataaaaatttcgaatctgaaaacatataatctgaaactatataaaaaaaaattttattttttttatttttattttatttatttttatttatttatttaattttaaaccaagggtattaagGATATTTTATCCTTTAacgaatgtcatttttgtgactttctccttctagtgctatttttgagacataaacttcaaaatgtgctattattgacaattgcccaagaaattcttaaatatattaatccGCACAACTagtaatcatataaaatattttcgatGATGCCTATCCAAGGCCCAACGTCGGGTTGACTGCTTTTTTTTTCCTGAACCAACAAGAACAAGGTTTGATCTATTTTTACTATATAAATACCAGCTTAGAACGAAAACTTTAGCAATATTGACAATATAGCAAACAAGAGAAGTAGATATTGAGCAAAAACCCTAAATAACCAAACTAAGAAACTCTCTTAATTTCTTTCCAAAGTTTTCTCTCGTCCGAATGACAACGGAGACTGAGAGTTCGCACTTGACACAGTCgtcgtcgtcatcatcatcatcatcatctttacCTCCTCCGCAAACTCAAAATCCAGTCGATCATCTGAAATCCAACGATTCATCAACACAAGGTCTTCAAAACGGTATGGATTCTATTCAAAACCTCCATGGTCCCTAGTTTACCTCGTTTgtgaattttccttttttttttttttttcttgctttacAAGTTTCCTTGAATTTTCAAGTAGAATAGAATTTACAAAGTTCTATAAACCTAATCTTTCTCTTTCGGTTGAATATTACAGAGGGAATGAATGATAAAGGATTTCAGATTTCGCTTTCTGATGACTTTTACAGTTGCGTTGTTTTCAACATAACTAAACTTAAGGTATGTCTGTTTGTTAGTACGTATCAATTTCATCATAATTGATGCTTCGCTCTGTGTTTTTTACGTACAATTGTTTTTTGCAGAAAATACTACTCAGCTGCTTTAACCTATACGAACCCGATAATATAGCAAGAGAAGCCAACGAAGAGCTGAGCAAACCACAAGCCACGATAGAGCCTAACCATGTTTACCAATCTATCCCTTGTGGTGAACAAATTCAAAGTTTATCTTCCACTTTTCCGCCTCAGCAGGTAATTAATATATCATCTTTCTCTCTTAATAACATAATGTCACTTTAGGTTTAAAAAAACATTGTAgttgtttgtttttgtattgTATACCTTACGCCCCACGCAAAACCAATTTTActtgttgtttttttattagaCTGATGGAGGATTCGAGGCATTGAGTAAGAACTTCAAGCAGTGCGAGATATGGAATGGTCCTCAAGGAAACAACAATCAAGAAGATCAAATTGTTAATACTATTGAAGGATCTGCTTACGTGATCCCCCGCAAGCCCTTTGATCCTATCGGAAGACCTTTCAATCCGTTTGGCCCTATCGAGCGACCCATCCCACGTTTGCCCTCTAGTTCTGAACTAGCAGATTTGGGATTTGCGTAAAATACAAGTTTCAAGAACATATCACTGACAAGTTCATGTGTTTTCTTTCTCTCATGaccttatattttgtttctagGGTTTTCTACAGAATGCTGTTTCTATTTTTGCCATCTatagaaaatactaaaaattattcaaGAATATTTACaagcttttaaaattttctacttCCACGTTTTTTTTACTATTCCCTTTTGGAAAGATTGCACACACAAAATATATCTAGCCCTTCaatttaaattatacttttatgGTTTGTAATAAGTGATCTACTTGCGTTGTAAAAGGTCTTGGCGTGATTAGATGGCTGAACAATCTACTGTTAGAGATTAACTTATAGAAAAGAACGTCGCAATCACCAAAATAATGTGTGTGAGATGAAATCAAAAGAAAGTTTTATATTTGATCGCTAAATTTTGTAGGATATCTCATGCgatttactctattttattaTCCTTTTGGGAGAAGAAATCGAAACAAAGTTTACAAAGTTTCCATGATAAAATGACAAAGTTTCCATGATAAAATGACAAAGTTAGatgctaaaaaataaaataaaaatcagatgTTGTCTGTTCATGAAATCTATCATGGAAAATGTGTTATAAATTTACTGTTTTTAATTTAGATAAGAAAAAGCATCTACCGTTCTTTCGGTTTACATGTAATGGAGAAAAGCCTGCTTCTTTAAAACTAACTGAGGTTCGTGTTGGAGACTTGAGCTACAAGTATTTCAGAGTAGATGAGGATCAGTGGTGTAAGCAGATTTTTAGGggcttgaatttttttataggaaTGTGACTTTTCATATagtcttaaatataatttagctttaaattataaatagttGAAAcagaaaaacctatgaaaatatttatgaacaCTGTGTAAGAGTTTGAATAATTTACCTATCATATCTGTAAAATTCttctcaaaaaatatattttatagtttaagaAACAATATAAACcagtttggaaaaaaaaaacaatataatagtttaaCGCAAGGTGGTCTTTCAGTCAGTTCTCCACAACACTTGGCTCCAAAGGAACAACGTGATTCACAAATGCTATTATAAATTTGGAAAACGAATAATTGAATGTAGATGTTGTATTTACAATATAAACTACAAAAACGAACACATTTAAATGTAACGTCCAAATATAGTATTGAAATGTATAGATGTTGTAACCAAATACAAAAATGAACATGGcctaattaattaaacaaaaaaaaaaggcttaattaaagaattttaaacatatttcatAGATCATATTAGCCAAGTGAATTAACATACTGAAGTTAAAGCTGCGCAGAGACATGAGTATTTATCTACTTATCTTAAAAATTGGGTATAATGTTTGAATCTAATAGTGTCAAGCATGAATTCGGTTCCAGAACATTATGCAACACTGGCTGATTTAGATTGGCCATGACAGCTGCTTGCTTAACTGCTTAACTTAATGCTTtcttgtttttactttttttgccAAGAAATCATTTGTATAGGATGCATAACTTGTAACCTTTTCCACTTTCATTCATGAAATATTAACATtcctagcaaaaaaaaaagtgtcaagCATGAATACACTTATTTATGGCCCAACGAGGAAGCAATTGCCAACGGCACACAATTTGTCTGTCCTTTTTTGATCAAGGTTTGTCtttcatcaaaattttaaatattgaaaattaaaaaattttagaattttaaaattaaaacttaactaaattgaaattaaattatttaaaactaaaaatacataaattcttGATATagctataatttttattaaataaaattttgtaaacagAAATAATTCCACCTTCAAAATCACAGATCAAGATCAAGTATTATTTAGATGATAAATGTCAAATGTGGAAGACACAAAAGTAGTCGGCGTCACATGTACAGATAACGCTCACGTGGATAAATTGTTGAACCACGTAAGAGTGGTAATAGCAATCCGtaattttcattattaaaaagGCAAAAAATCTAATTCATATCTCCATAGTCAACAGTCAATAGTGTGAAAGTAAAGACATTcttttataagaaatatatgTGAGTACATGAGTAGTTTATTATCTTTATTCATTACTCTACAAATGAGGCTAAAGTTGTCTTTCTTTGATAGGATCCTAGAACaacaaagctctctttgcctcaTTTCGCCGTTACAAACCAgaattttttcttctctctcttcgtattctttttcttttcgttttcTAACAGTAAGTCTTAGTTTTCTCCTTCAAGATAATATGATAAGGGTCACCGTGTAGCTCGGATTCGCTTGATGCAGGCCGGGAACCAATTGTCTAGCACATCCACGAAGTTTTACTTGCTGGTTTGTGAGAAAGGATTGGATCCCGCCTTGCATCAATTAAATCGGAGCCCTGATGGTGAAATGAACAAAAACCAAGAATTCAATCAGATCTTGGAAGTATATATGCACTCTTTTCTCCTTCTACTTCTCCTccatattcatttttttcttattattttgatatttaattttgttttctttgaatcttaaatctttttgttttcaaaatttcctTTGATTTAACACTAAAAGGGTCtttgattttgtttggtttaagCTATAAGGTTTCCCCAAATCAAGATGCTGGTATCACCGTTGTACACTAGAGATTGTTGGTTTAATTACCTCTCGATTCAATTATTACATGCCCGATAGAGATAAAGATAAAGAGATTTGTTCTTGAGAATGtctagggtttatgatttggttttagtttaaaTAGGTTGCAATGATAAAGATTCAAGATGACCTGTTTAATTcgtaaaagaaaaatagataaATAGTTAAAGTTAGTTTACTAAATtatgtttggttttgttgagATAAATCTTTTGGCGATTTTGTTTCTTAACACCTGAGAAGTGAAGAAGCACAGTTACAAacacatttatttttgttatatacaCTGTGTATTAATTATTGAGGAAATTAATTTGATAATCCATGTATGTCCGTACATATATGGGAAGCAACGAAGTGAGTTTTTATTGCAGACATGTGTAACGAAGAacaatttattttgaatatatgtataattttgaATTTCGAGTTGTGATTTTTATTATTGCTAGAGTTGTAAATTTCAGCTGAAGTAACAGAATCAATACAATTAGTACCGTTCGTGCGGAATAAAGCAGTTAGTATATTATGATAGTGGAAAACAAACTTAACCGAAACAAAAAATGGATTTAAATATGACTTGTAACTtttgttggttgctttgatcATGCATTTAATAGCTAAACTGGTTAGTTGTTTGACGATGCATTTCATCTGCAGAATCATactatttatcttatatatcttctggtttctttataaattttttagttAGATCTATGTTACAATGTGTACAACCTCGCTAATGGTAACTGGATTTGAGCAATTTGGTCAAAAGttctccttttttttgtcaatggaCAGGTTTCTTATTTTCAGCTGCCACTCCTTAGttgtaaaatgtattttaaacgttacttaataataataaatgtaaatCAATTTTGGAAGATCTTATTATTGACTGATGGCAGAAGATTCTCCTCCTTTTAAAagtgatatttatttatagtgaGTAGTGTtggaattttagtttttacattaGTGATCAATTATCATAGAAGTGTTGGGATTTttgcaaacaaaagaaaaacaaagaaagcaTCATGTGATTCAAGCGTTTTCTTGTTAGGCCATCAAGTTTCACTTTCAAGCTCAACCTAAACCTTATATTCTCTTAGAAACATACGGTCTTACATTTTTACAGCccaatatagtttattttattttatttgaactgATCCCAGTATAGTTTATTCCGTTGGAAGTTTTAAGAGACATTCTCAACTTAGAATTGTTCCAGTATGACTTGTAGATGATTAATTAGGTCTATGTTGCATGGAAACTCGGTTGAAGGTACGTTTCACATTTCAGAAACGTTTCGGAATCTCTCGGAAACTCGCGGAAACGCATTGAAAACTCGTTTCTTAATAATTTCAGTTTGGAAACTTAGTGAAAACTTGCGTTTCTATTTTGGAAACTCGTGTTTCTGTTCTGGAAACGTTAGAACTTTCCAATTGGTTATAATTTGCggttatgatatttattttagttaaactatttaatatttaagtactggctttttattattttgaattttttatatgattttgatgTTTAGTGATGacttatttttttgtatgattAAATAGAAtggttatttgtttatttatattctaaaatatactaaacataagatgacaaaaaaaaagatacactaaacataataaaaatgtatggaAATATTAAtcagttacatatatatagacgtTTCTAAAACGTttccaaagcaaaaaaaaaaaaatcacgttTTCACGTTTCGAAACGTTTCGTTTCCACGTATCCGTTTCTGTTTCCATGCAACCTAGATTTAGGTATTTAGGATTTATATTTCCTTTAATACCAGTATACACTTAAATTAGCCTAAttcttaatattttgtaatttatttaagttttcataaaaaaaaagaaaaaaagacagaaagtaaaaaacaaaagagaaatctTGAAAGAGGTAAAACAAAGTGGCGCTTTTTACCATAATTTCGGATTTCACTTTAATCCTTTTCTCCACCAAACCTTCAACCAATATCAATGGCGATTTAGGGTGAGTGGAGAATCCTTGTATATATTAATCAACAttgtatatatttcaaattaacTTTTTCGCTTTATTTCctaatattaaaactgaaatataaatttatacacatgtaataaaatttaaaatgatttttttctaaattactttcatcaaaattttaaatatttaaaatttaaaatttatagaatattGAGTACAGatggtttttaaaattaaacttaactaaattgaaattaaattatttaaaactaaaaatacataaattcttgatatagttataatttttattaaataaaattttgtaaacagAAATAATTCCACCTTTGAAATCACAGATCAAGATCAAGTATTATTTAGATGATAAAAGTCAAATGTGGAAGACACATAAGTAGTCGGTGTCACATGTACAGATAACGCTCACATAGATTAATTGTTGAACCACGTAAGAGTGGTGATAGCATTCCGtaattttcattattaaaaaggtaaaaaatctAATTCATATCTCCATAGTCAACAGTCAATGatgtaaaagtaaaaatattctattataAGAAACATGTGTCAGTACATGAGTGGTTTATTATCTTTATTAAATACCCTACAAATGAGGCTAAGGTTGTCTCTCTTTGATAGGGTCTTAAAACAAAAAAGCTCTATTTGACTCATTTCGCCGTTACAAACCAAaactttttcttctctctctttgtattatttttcttttcgtttTCTATAATAGTCAGTCTTAGTTTTCTCCTTCGAGATAATATGATAAGGGTCACCGTCTTGCTCGGATTCGCTTGGTGCAGGTCGGGAACCAATTGTCTGACACATCCACGAAGTTTTACTTGCTGGTTTGTGAGCAGGGATTGGATCCCGCCTTGCATCAAATGAATCGGAGTCCTGATGGTGAAATGAATAAAAACCAAGAATTCAATCAGATCTTGGACATATATATGCACTcttttctccttctccttctcctccatattcttttttttcttattattttgatatttaattttgttttctttgaatCTTAAATCTTTTTGTTTGCAAAATTTCCTTTGATTTAACACTAAAAGGGTCtttgattttgtttggtttaagCTATAAGGTTTCCCCAAATCAAGATGCTTTTTTCCGAAATCAAGATGCTGATATCACCGTTGTACACTAGAGATTGTTGGTGTAATTACCTCTCGATTCAATTATTACATGCCCGATAGAGATAAAGATAAAGAGATTTGTTCTTGAGAATGTCTAGGGTTCATAATTTGGTTTTAGTTTGAATAGGGTGCGACGATAAAGATTCAAGATGACATGTTTAATTCGTAAAAGCTAAATAGTAAAAGTTAGTTTACTAAATTATGTTAGGTTTTGTTGAGATAAATCTTTTGGCGACTTTGTTCCTTAACACCTGAGAAGTGAAGAAGCACCGTTACAAacacatttatttttgttatatacaCTGTGTATTGATTATTGAGGAAATTGATTTGATATTCCACGTATATGTGTAAATATATGGGAAGCGACGAAGTGAGTTTTTGTTGCAGACATGTGTAACGAAGAAcaatttattttagatttatgtataaatttaaatttagagttgtgattttttttattgtttctaGAGTTGTAAATTTCAGCTGAAGTAACAGAATAAATACAATTATTACCGTTCGTGCATAATAAAAGCAGTTAGTAAATCATGTTAGTGGAAAACAAACttaacagaaacaaaaaaaaatggatttaaATATGACTTGTAAACtttgttggttgctttgatcATGCATTTAGTAGCTAAACTGGTTAGTTGTTTGACGATGCATTTCATTTGCAGATTCATactatttatcttatatatcttctggtttatttataaatttttagttaGATCTATGTTACAATGTGTACAGAATATCTTCTGTTAGAAACATACGGTATTACATTTTTTATGTTACAATGGACATGcttcttattttataaaagagaaCATTTTACAAATTGCTCAAATCAACCTAAACTTCTATATTCTGTTAGACGCATACGGTATTACATTTTTACAGCCCAATAtagtttagtttattttatttgaactgATCCCGATATAGTTTATTCCCTTGGATTTTTTTAAGAGACATTCTCAACTTAGATTTGTTCAAGTTGGACTTGTAGATGATTATTTAGGTATCTAGGATTTATATTTCCTTAAATACCATTATAGCCTTAACTTAACCTAAttaatcttaatattttttaatttatttaagttttcataaaaaaagaaaaaataaacagaaagtaaaaaacaaaagagaaatcaTGAAAGAGGTAGAACAATTGCGCTCAAACCAATCTCCTCCAAGCCCTCAAATGCGCCCCATGGATAGTACAAT
The sequence above is drawn from the Brassica napus cultivar Da-Ae chromosome A8, Da-Ae, whole genome shotgun sequence genome and encodes:
- the LOC111200061 gene encoding uncharacterized protein LOC111200061, which translates into the protein MTTETESSHLTQSSSSSSSSSSLPPPQTQNPVDHLKSNDSSTQGLQNEGMNDKGFQISLSDDFYSCVVFNITKLKKILLSCFNLYEPDNIAREANEELSKPQATIEPNHVYQSIPCGEQIQSLSSTFPPQQTDGGFEALSKNFKQCEIWNGPQGNNNQEDQIVNTIEGSAYVIPRKPFDPIGRPFNPFGPIERPIPRLPSSSELADLGFA